A single window of Sphingobacterium sp. ML3W DNA harbors:
- a CDS encoding efflux RND transporter periplasmic adaptor subunit — MKHKIIYLPMVVLIRLLSGCSGDTTANTDETVADTKFCLSEQMKKTTTISTLELLPITEQLSLSGKIDYNENDLVAFRSLLEGTVESVGFELGDYVKAGQLLATIKSTHVQELFQEHRNYQNQIVMATKQLQTKKELLQDGMVAGTEVLTSEHELASLKIERDRVQQILKMYRAKGQGSFEIVAPKNGYIIQKAVSIGQSISADQDPLFSISNLKQVWVMVNIYANNLKYIKEGDAVKVKTIAQPDTFYPGKIDKIYHVFDDNEHVLKARVILENQNLQLMPGLAADIIIDKSNAGAEAYAIPNAAIVFHNNKEYIVVYKDDCAISTKRITTLTSNEQYTFVQEKFAADEQVISKNALLLFEQLNP, encoded by the coding sequence ATGAAACACAAGATAATATATTTACCGATGGTCGTTTTGATAAGATTACTATCGGGATGCAGTGGTGACACGACTGCGAATACTGATGAAACAGTAGCCGATACGAAATTTTGTCTTAGTGAACAGATGAAAAAAACTACTACGATTAGTACGTTAGAACTTTTGCCAATTACCGAACAATTGTCTTTATCGGGTAAGATTGATTACAATGAAAATGATCTGGTCGCATTCAGAAGCTTACTAGAAGGTACAGTGGAAAGTGTAGGGTTTGAATTGGGGGATTATGTAAAGGCTGGACAGCTATTAGCAACGATCAAATCAACACATGTGCAAGAGCTGTTTCAAGAGCACCGGAACTACCAGAATCAGATTGTGATGGCGACCAAACAATTGCAAACGAAAAAGGAGTTATTGCAGGACGGTATGGTCGCTGGTACGGAAGTGTTGACAAGTGAACATGAATTGGCAAGTTTGAAAATAGAACGGGACCGTGTACAGCAAATTTTAAAGATGTATCGTGCAAAGGGACAAGGGTCTTTTGAAATTGTAGCACCAAAGAATGGCTACATCATTCAAAAGGCAGTCAGTATTGGTCAAAGTATTTCTGCCGATCAAGATCCCCTATTTTCGATATCCAATCTGAAGCAAGTGTGGGTGATGGTCAATATCTACGCCAATAATTTAAAATATATCAAAGAAGGTGATGCTGTAAAAGTCAAGACTATTGCGCAGCCGGATACTTTTTATCCTGGAAAAATTGATAAAATATACCATGTGTTTGATGATAATGAACATGTGTTAAAAGCCAGAGTAATATTGGAAAATCAAAACTTACAATTGATGCCAGGTTTAGCAGCAGATATCATTATCGATAAATCCAATGCTGGGGCAGAAGCCTATGCTATACCTAACGCTGCTATCGTATTCCATAATAATAAAGAATATATCGTTGTTTATAAAGATGATTGCGCCATATCTACCAAGCGAATCACTACGCTAACCTCCAATGAACAATATACGTTCGTCCAAGAAAAATTCGCTGCCGATGAGCAGGTCATCAGTAAGAATGCCTTGTTATTATTTGAACAATTAAATCCATAA
- a CDS encoding efflux RND transporter permease subunit: MQKLVQNIVTFSLRNTTFILFATLALLFAGVYALKHTAIEAFPDVTSTRGRIITQWPGRSAEEMEKLVTLPISKVMNSIPHKSNIRSISLFGLSVVTVQFEDGVDDFYAQQYVSNKLNGVSLPEGANAEIEPPSGATGEIFRYVIKSDLPIKEITAIQDWVIERELLSVPGVADVVSFGGEEKTYEIKINPTELKNFDLSPLDVYEAVSKSNVNVGGDVIEQGSQAYVVRGVGLLDKIEDIGNITIKLNGSTPILIKNVADVVVSHKPRLGQVGYNEHHDMVEGIVVMLRGENPSAVIEGLRAKITELNERTLPDNVKIETVIDRTKLVDNTVKTVSKNLIEGILLVSLIVFIFLYNWKSTFIVASVIPLAFLFAIIMLKIQGLPANLISMGSLDFGLLLEGTLVIVETVFVAMATLSHQVGAERFAKMSKLGVIKKSAGSVASYIFFALLILIVALLPIFSFQKVEGKMFTPLAFTLGYALLGSLILSLTYVPAMCKLLFTKNIDEKENLITRFFQKTIFGMYATAFRYKKTTIGLFLGILALCLFKFMHYGSEFLPKLNEGAIYIRATLPNSVNLKESTRLTEEMKELMQKDCEEIDFVLTQTGRPNDGTDPTGFFNIEFNVQLKDASEWKRKVSKEDIIQEMRTKLHHYPGITFGFSQPIQDNVEEYVAGVKSSLVIKIFGDDLYDLEKYANKVAESISKVKGIADINVYKNIGLPELKIQLHDSKMAKYGIQTRDVQAVIEMTIGGQAATTFYEGDRQFDVILRFQEAYRDSPTKIGNILIPTSNGQNIPLQEIASIAYQTGPAFIYREGNSRYIGVGFSIEGRDLGSTIVEAKQVVAAEVSLPKENHMEWAGEFESKERAAKQLALVVPISLVLILLLLYANFGNVKDTAIASLTLPFAFIGGFISLWATGTIFGISAGIGFIILFGVATIDGIVLIGVIRDNLKHKMKLKDSIIQGVRSRIRPVVMIALMGSMGLLPAALSTGMGSEIQKPLAIMIVGGLLICLVLSFTILPVVFYLAYRKEKA; encoded by the coding sequence ATGCAAAAGTTAGTTCAAAATATCGTGACTTTTTCGTTGCGAAATACCACATTTATTCTATTTGCTACACTTGCATTATTGTTTGCTGGCGTTTATGCTTTAAAACATACTGCGATTGAAGCATTTCCAGATGTGACCAGTACCCGCGGCCGTATCATTACCCAGTGGCCGGGTAGAAGTGCTGAGGAAATGGAAAAACTGGTCACCTTACCTATTTCTAAGGTGATGAACAGTATACCTCATAAATCCAATATTCGTTCCATATCCTTATTTGGTCTTTCTGTAGTAACGGTCCAATTTGAAGATGGTGTAGATGATTTTTATGCACAACAATATGTATCCAATAAATTAAATGGCGTCAGTTTACCTGAAGGAGCAAATGCGGAGATTGAGCCACCATCAGGAGCTACAGGTGAGATCTTTCGATATGTAATCAAAAGCGATCTTCCTATAAAAGAAATTACCGCTATTCAGGATTGGGTGATCGAACGCGAACTGTTATCGGTACCTGGAGTTGCCGATGTGGTGAGTTTTGGCGGGGAAGAGAAAACTTATGAAATTAAGATTAATCCAACGGAATTAAAGAATTTTGACCTATCGCCTTTAGATGTCTATGAAGCTGTATCCAAATCAAACGTTAATGTGGGCGGAGATGTCATCGAACAGGGGAGTCAAGCCTATGTCGTCAGAGGAGTTGGTTTGTTAGATAAAATAGAGGATATTGGTAACATTACGATCAAGTTAAATGGTTCAACACCTATCTTGATTAAGAACGTCGCTGATGTCGTCGTATCGCATAAACCCCGTCTGGGACAAGTGGGCTATAATGAACATCATGATATGGTCGAAGGAATTGTCGTGATGTTGCGTGGAGAAAATCCGTCTGCAGTTATCGAGGGTCTAAGGGCCAAAATAACCGAACTTAACGAACGTACACTACCCGATAATGTCAAGATCGAAACGGTCATAGACCGTACCAAATTGGTTGATAATACGGTAAAAACGGTGTCTAAAAACTTGATTGAAGGTATACTTTTGGTTTCACTTATTGTTTTTATTTTCCTTTATAATTGGAAATCCACTTTTATTGTTGCTTCGGTTATCCCCCTCGCTTTCCTCTTTGCCATTATCATGTTAAAGATACAGGGATTACCTGCTAATTTAATATCCATGGGATCCTTGGATTTCGGTTTATTATTGGAAGGAACACTCGTTATAGTCGAGACCGTATTTGTTGCCATGGCGACATTATCACATCAAGTAGGGGCCGAACGATTTGCCAAAATGAGTAAGTTGGGCGTGATTAAAAAAAGTGCTGGTAGTGTAGCTTCCTACATCTTCTTTGCATTGCTAATTTTGATCGTTGCGCTACTGCCTATCTTTTCTTTTCAAAAAGTAGAAGGTAAGATGTTTACTCCTTTGGCATTTACGTTGGGTTACGCTTTATTAGGATCCTTGATCTTAAGTTTGACCTACGTTCCAGCTATGTGTAAATTGTTGTTTACAAAAAATATCGATGAGAAAGAAAATCTGATTACGCGATTTTTTCAAAAAACAATTTTCGGCATGTATGCGACAGCATTCCGTTACAAAAAAACAACCATTGGTCTATTTCTGGGGATTTTAGCTTTGTGTCTTTTCAAATTCATGCACTATGGCTCCGAATTTCTTCCAAAGCTCAATGAGGGAGCGATCTACATACGGGCAACTTTACCCAATAGTGTCAATTTAAAAGAGTCAACTCGATTGACGGAAGAGATGAAAGAATTGATGCAGAAAGATTGTGAGGAGATTGATTTTGTACTCACGCAGACAGGTAGACCAAATGATGGAACTGATCCAACCGGATTTTTCAATATCGAATTCAATGTGCAGCTGAAAGATGCCAGTGAATGGAAAAGGAAAGTTTCTAAAGAAGATATTATCCAAGAGATGCGCACCAAATTGCATCATTATCCCGGTATAACCTTTGGATTCAGTCAGCCTATTCAAGATAATGTCGAAGAGTATGTTGCTGGGGTGAAGAGTTCTCTGGTTATCAAAATTTTTGGTGATGACCTTTACGATTTAGAAAAATATGCCAATAAAGTGGCAGAATCCATTTCAAAAGTTAAGGGCATCGCGGATATCAATGTGTATAAGAACATTGGATTGCCCGAATTGAAAATTCAATTGCACGACTCCAAGATGGCAAAATATGGTATTCAGACACGCGATGTACAAGCTGTTATCGAAATGACTATCGGTGGGCAGGCGGCGACAACCTTTTATGAGGGCGACAGGCAATTTGATGTCATTCTTCGTTTTCAAGAAGCATATCGCGATTCACCTACCAAAATTGGTAATATCTTGATACCCACAAGTAATGGGCAGAATATTCCACTGCAAGAAATAGCGAGTATCGCTTATCAAACGGGGCCAGCATTCATCTATCGTGAAGGCAATAGTCGCTACATAGGTGTTGGATTTAGTATCGAAGGTCGCGATTTGGGTAGTACTATCGTAGAAGCGAAGCAGGTTGTTGCTGCTGAAGTGAGTTTACCAAAGGAAAACCATATGGAGTGGGCCGGAGAGTTTGAAAGTAAAGAGCGTGCTGCAAAACAACTGGCTTTAGTAGTTCCTATTTCCTTGGTACTCATTTTATTATTGCTATATGCCAATTTTGGGAATGTAAAAGACACTGCAATAGCTTCATTGACTTTACCTTTTGCCTTTATTGGTGGGTTTATTTCACTTTGGGCGACCGGAACGATATTTGGAATATCAGCAGGTATTGGTTTTATCATATTATTTGGTGTTGCTACTATCGATGGAATTGTTTTGATAGGCGTCATTAGGGATAACCTGAAACATAAGATGAAGTTAAAAGATTCCATTATTCAGGGGGTTAGAAGCAGGATTCGACCTGTGGTGATGATTGCCTTAATGGGTTCCATGGGCTTGTTGCCAGCAGCTTTATCAACAGGTATGGGGTCTGAAATCCAGAAACCACTTGCCATTATGATTGTAGGTGGACTTTTGATTTGTTTGGTGTTATCATTCACCATTTTACCTGTCGTTTTCTACCTTGCTTATCGGAAAGAGAAAGCGTAA
- a CDS encoding aldo/keto reductase, with translation MSKVKLGNTDLTFEPIVFGGNVFGWTIDEKQSFAILDGFVDRGFSLIDTANQYSYWVPGNSGGESEQIIGNWLKKSGKRDQVLIATKVGGTKKDTPTPNTAKDYIIKEVEFSLKRLQIDTIDLYQTHFDNESIPVEETLEAYQQLIKEGKVKWIGASNLSPTRLEESLEKSKLLHLPRYESLQPEYNLYHRQKYEQQYEKIVQDNNLGVITYYSLASGFLTGKYRNLDDLSKSVRGGSVKEMLDDRGLRILKALDEVSDQHQTSVSSIALAWIIARPSITAPIVSVTKLQQLEDFTAATHIQLTVQDIEKLNVASTL, from the coding sequence ATGAGTAAAGTAAAATTGGGAAATACGGACTTAACATTTGAACCTATAGTTTTTGGAGGAAATGTATTTGGTTGGACAATCGATGAGAAACAATCCTTTGCCATATTAGATGGATTTGTAGATCGAGGTTTTAGTTTAATCGATACTGCTAATCAGTATTCGTACTGGGTACCAGGAAATAGCGGTGGTGAATCTGAGCAAATTATTGGTAACTGGTTAAAAAAATCAGGGAAGCGCGACCAGGTTTTAATTGCAACAAAAGTTGGAGGTACAAAGAAAGATACCCCTACCCCCAACACCGCAAAAGACTATATCATTAAAGAAGTTGAGTTTTCACTTAAAAGGTTACAGATTGATACCATTGATTTGTATCAAACACATTTCGATAATGAATCTATTCCTGTAGAAGAAACATTGGAAGCATATCAACAATTAATAAAAGAAGGAAAAGTAAAATGGATAGGCGCCTCTAATTTAAGTCCTACTCGCTTAGAGGAATCATTGGAAAAAAGCAAACTACTTCATCTCCCTAGGTACGAGTCTCTTCAACCCGAATATAACTTATATCACAGACAAAAATATGAACAGCAGTATGAAAAAATAGTCCAAGACAATAATTTAGGAGTCATTACTTATTATTCATTGGCAAGTGGATTTTTAACGGGTAAATACCGCAATTTAGACGATTTGTCGAAATCTGTACGTGGAGGTTCTGTCAAAGAGATGCTAGACGATCGTGGTTTACGTATCTTAAAAGCATTGGATGAAGTTTCTGACCAACACCAGACTTCGGTATCAAGTATAGCGCTTGCTTGGATTATTGCACGTCCTAGTATCACTGCTCCGATTGTAAGCGTTACTAAATTACAGCAGTTGGAAGATTTTACAGCTGCGACACAT
- a CDS encoding TolC family protein, with protein sequence MKIYWFIGAFLLTVGQSQAQTYSRQALKDMLLQNNGQLIAQKYQIEAADALIVQEKLWSNPTLSISEVNLWKNGTTETLPYLFGKYGQHQQIGLELEQVIETAGKRKKRVNLKSLEKKDALLDYEELLRELQFELDEAYWSYVAVSRKEVLVDSIVNLYQSLESQYKRQSDLNNIPKSDHLRIQSALINFEKNRVELYTEKNTWLNKIKVLTQDEAITEAQIETINIPLNLSQSIPVDLEKQLLDQNIGYQKQANERDKAQQQLLIEQAEKKPDLAFQLSYDRGGNIMRDFVGIGVSMDLPIWNRNKGNIKAAENMVKHAEIQQNTVVNQLKTQLNELKYQVQLYETTLLKSQKLDSKERSAMIANYQKHLQKKQITLLEFIDFIEAYQETECGVVEMTLAYQVAYAQLQYLTGGKF encoded by the coding sequence GTGAAGATATATTGGTTTATAGGAGCTTTTCTATTGACAGTTGGTCAATCGCAAGCACAAACGTATTCGAGACAGGCATTGAAAGATATGCTTTTGCAGAACAATGGACAACTTATTGCTCAAAAATATCAGATTGAAGCCGCTGATGCGCTGATCGTACAAGAGAAATTATGGTCTAATCCGACGCTAAGTATCAGTGAAGTCAATCTTTGGAAAAACGGTACCACAGAGACCTTGCCTTATCTTTTTGGTAAATATGGTCAACATCAACAGATTGGTCTAGAATTGGAACAAGTAATTGAAACTGCCGGTAAACGTAAAAAGAGAGTCAATCTCAAATCCTTAGAAAAGAAAGATGCTTTATTGGATTATGAAGAATTACTGCGTGAACTACAATTTGAGCTGGACGAAGCCTATTGGAGCTATGTTGCTGTTTCGAGAAAAGAAGTATTAGTGGATTCCATCGTGAATTTGTACCAAAGTTTGGAAAGTCAATATAAACGTCAGTCCGATCTTAATAACATTCCTAAATCCGATCATCTCCGCATTCAATCAGCCTTGATCAACTTTGAAAAGAATCGGGTGGAATTGTATACAGAAAAAAACACTTGGTTAAATAAAATTAAAGTTTTGACCCAAGATGAAGCCATCACCGAAGCACAGATCGAAACCATAAATATTCCGTTAAATCTAAGTCAAAGCATACCCGTTGATTTAGAAAAACAATTGTTGGACCAAAATATTGGCTATCAAAAACAGGCCAATGAACGGGATAAAGCGCAACAACAGTTATTGATTGAGCAAGCGGAGAAAAAGCCAGATTTGGCTTTTCAACTCAGTTACGACCGGGGAGGAAATATCATGCGTGATTTTGTGGGTATAGGTGTTAGCATGGACCTACCTATTTGGAATCGGAATAAGGGGAATATTAAAGCTGCAGAAAATATGGTGAAGCATGCAGAAATACAACAAAATACAGTTGTCAATCAGTTGAAAACGCAGCTAAATGAATTAAAATACCAAGTGCAACTCTATGAAACAACTTTGTTGAAGTCCCAAAAACTTGATTCGAAAGAACGCAGCGCTATGATTGCCAATTATCAAAAGCATTTACAAAAGAAGCAGATCACTTTATTGGAATTTATAGATTTTATCGAGGCTTATCAAGAAACCGAATGTGGGGTTGTTGAAATGACCTTAGCCTATCAGGTGGCTTATGCTCAGCTTCAGTATTTAACAGGAGGAAAGTTCTAA
- a CDS encoding sensor histidine kinase, whose amino-acid sequence MNLKNRLSVYAAFIFGVIILIASTIIYVSFYTKMESQEFRNLENKTLLSALFYLEKDEVSFIEHESIKNQLQKNISKSNILVVDSLNRRYDGLMEDEAPMSSDFFDLVRKQNIAQLKTDSFFYNGLFYHDNEGDFVIVTRASTAEFHDQMQLLLHILLAVSLIGLILILIFSQFLGNIAYDPILKMISEIKKRDNQNFNEPIVLNKSYQEVQELVDTYNHFVEKLSQTFSIQKNFIDYVSHELRTPLAAILGTLEVSKQKPRTVAEHELISLQLKRYTEDLRDTIDHMMILSGAKTNFETKKIRIDEVLWEIIEQVTLVHHAQINVDIQVADTDLLKVEANDKLLQLAIQNIVLNAVKYSDNQPVEIRLKSQGGKLLVEIVDQGIGILPAELIRVTDNFYRGENAQEYNGKGIGLSLANVIFTLHHIHMHIRSGSQGTIVSLQF is encoded by the coding sequence ATGAATTTAAAGAATCGCCTTTCTGTTTATGCTGCCTTTATTTTTGGGGTTATCATTTTGATTGCATCGACGATTATTTATGTCTCCTTTTATACCAAAATGGAAAGCCAGGAGTTTCGGAATTTGGAAAATAAAACCTTATTATCCGCTTTATTTTATCTGGAGAAAGACGAAGTATCCTTTATCGAGCATGAATCAATTAAAAATCAACTTCAAAAAAACATTTCTAAAAGTAACATATTAGTTGTTGATTCGCTCAACAGACGCTACGATGGATTAATGGAAGACGAGGCACCTATGTCATCCGATTTTTTTGATTTAGTTCGTAAACAAAATATCGCACAGCTCAAGACCGATTCATTTTTTTACAATGGACTTTTCTACCATGATAATGAAGGCGATTTTGTCATCGTAACTCGGGCATCAACCGCTGAGTTTCACGATCAAATGCAACTGTTGCTCCATATTCTATTAGCAGTCTCGTTAATTGGATTGATTTTGATATTGATCTTCTCTCAATTTTTAGGAAATATCGCTTATGATCCTATACTCAAAATGATCAGTGAAATTAAGAAAAGAGATAATCAAAACTTTAATGAACCCATCGTTTTAAATAAATCTTACCAAGAAGTACAAGAATTGGTCGACACGTACAATCATTTTGTTGAAAAGCTAAGCCAAACCTTTTCCATTCAAAAGAATTTCATCGATTATGTGTCTCATGAGTTGCGGACACCTCTTGCTGCAATTTTAGGAACTTTGGAGGTAAGTAAACAGAAACCTCGAACTGTTGCTGAGCATGAGTTGATCAGTTTGCAGTTGAAACGCTACACGGAAGATTTGCGTGATACGATTGATCATATGATGATCCTATCTGGGGCAAAGACTAATTTTGAGACCAAGAAGATCCGTATCGACGAGGTGCTATGGGAAATCATAGAGCAAGTGACTTTGGTGCACCACGCACAAATCAATGTTGATATTCAGGTTGCAGACACCGACCTGTTGAAAGTGGAGGCAAATGATAAACTGTTACAGCTTGCTATTCAGAATATTGTGTTGAATGCGGTTAAATATTCCGATAATCAACCCGTTGAAATCCGTCTGAAGTCGCAAGGAGGTAAATTGCTTGTTGAAATCGTGGATCAAGGTATAGGTATCCTTCCAGCAGAGCTTATTCGTGTCACAGATAATTTTTATAGAGGTGAAAATGCGCAAGAATATAATGGTAAAGGAATTGGTTTATCACTGGCTAATGTGATTTTTACACTGCACCATATTCACATGCATATCCGTTCTGGTTCACAAGGAACAATCGTATCCCTTCAATTCTAA
- a CDS encoding site-specific integrase, with product MINSTPSVQMFKFSLKLFYFKSRIQQNGNAALYLECYISGFGSGGDRKRHPLNLDWPAKKINLEKGILLPRHKDDLDVNDYHMIISDVKAKINEIAIRFRLQNRVLTNDMIIREILYYDSSKSLVAFMQLVRKDRFKNGLIARQTYKNILSTINSLIEFRPLATFSEIDKTWMAQYKKFLLGKGVAINTVWTRMKDVKAHLDMAIEQHNIYVPKDGLDFPNPYKEEESVYLRKEEVIRLINQLDDKALCAADYQVLKAFLFCCFTGFRISDLYNSEYSWMVSENFLKFMMVKNQARKPRVLTIPLIPIAKKFISSNSGKFFELPTTQEYNRTLKQLMKLAKIDKQISSHAARHTFGHLFMKFGGNLLTLQKILGHAKIETTLKYAHLDDDDNLDLVLKINDEFEDVGKLKNMA from the coding sequence ATGATTAACTCTACACCATCCGTACAGATGTTCAAATTTTCTTTAAAACTATTCTACTTTAAAAGTAGAATTCAACAAAATGGCAATGCCGCTCTTTATCTTGAATGTTATATTTCAGGATTCGGATCTGGAGGAGATCGAAAACGTCATCCTCTAAATTTAGATTGGCCCGCAAAAAAAATTAATCTGGAGAAGGGGATACTATTGCCCCGGCACAAGGATGATTTGGATGTGAATGATTATCATATGATAATAAGTGATGTCAAGGCTAAGATCAACGAGATTGCTATTCGCTTTCGACTGCAGAACCGGGTATTGACGAACGATATGATTATTCGTGAGATATTATATTACGATTCTTCTAAGTCATTAGTAGCTTTCATGCAATTGGTCCGGAAAGATCGATTCAAAAATGGGTTAATCGCCCGACAGACTTATAAAAACATTCTCAGTACCATCAATTCTTTGATTGAATTCAGACCCTTAGCGACATTTTCAGAAATTGATAAGACTTGGATGGCCCAGTATAAAAAGTTTTTGCTAGGTAAGGGTGTCGCCATTAATACCGTCTGGACTCGCATGAAAGATGTTAAAGCGCATTTGGATATGGCTATCGAGCAACACAATATTTATGTACCTAAAGACGGCCTAGACTTCCCTAATCCCTACAAAGAAGAAGAATCAGTCTATTTACGAAAGGAAGAAGTAATTAGGTTAATAAACCAACTTGACGATAAAGCACTATGTGCTGCCGATTACCAAGTTTTGAAGGCTTTTCTTTTTTGCTGCTTTACAGGCTTTAGAATATCGGATTTGTATAATTCCGAATATTCGTGGATGGTTTCTGAAAATTTCTTGAAATTTATGATGGTGAAGAATCAGGCTCGTAAGCCCCGGGTTCTTACGATACCCCTGATACCGATCGCTAAAAAGTTTATCTCGAGCAATTCGGGAAAGTTTTTTGAATTGCCGACAACACAAGAATATAACCGGACTTTGAAACAATTAATGAAGTTGGCTAAAATCGATAAGCAGATATCCAGCCATGCTGCCCGTCATACTTTCGGTCACTTATTTATGAAATTTGGAGGAAACTTGCTTACACTGCAGAAGATATTAGGTCACGCAAAAATTGAAACGACTTTAAAATATGCTCATCTGGATGACGATGATAACCTGGATCTGGTACTGAAGATTAATGATGAGTTTGAAGATGTAGGGAAGTTGAAAAATATGGCTTAA
- a CDS encoding response regulator transcription factor — protein sequence MQILVIEDDKRISDFLIKGLEENGYLVTLCRSAEEVLANYLNIAWDLLIVDIMLPSMDGRQLVSTLRYKKCHAPVLMLSALNTVQDKVDSLDLGADDYLTKPFHFDELLSRIKALTRRSQQGFEIPKNQFIQVGALKIDKDQYKVFDSDQEIELSPREFKLLMYLVENQNKAVSRIQILNAVWGINFDNQTNVVDVYISYVRNKIEKHQKYIFTVKGVGYLFKLAK from the coding sequence ATGCAGATTTTAGTGATAGAGGACGATAAACGGATCAGTGATTTTCTAATTAAAGGATTGGAAGAGAACGGCTATTTGGTTACTTTGTGCCGTTCTGCAGAGGAGGTGCTTGCTAACTATTTGAATATCGCTTGGGATCTATTGATTGTAGACATTATGCTTCCCAGTATGGATGGGCGACAATTGGTTAGTACATTGCGATATAAGAAGTGTCATGCTCCCGTTTTGATGCTCAGTGCATTGAATACCGTGCAAGATAAAGTTGATTCATTGGACCTTGGAGCGGATGACTATTTAACGAAACCCTTTCATTTTGATGAATTGTTGTCACGAATCAAGGCACTCACACGTCGGAGTCAGCAGGGCTTTGAAATTCCAAAAAATCAGTTTATCCAAGTAGGAGCATTAAAGATTGATAAAGATCAATACAAAGTATTTGATTCCGATCAAGAAATTGAATTATCACCACGTGAATTCAAACTGCTGATGTATCTGGTGGAGAACCAAAATAAAGCCGTTAGCAGAATCCAAATCTTAAATGCAGTTTGGGGCATTAATTTTGACAACCAAACGAATGTAGTAGATGTTTATATTTCTTATGTGCGTAATAAAATCGAAAAGCATCAAAAATATATTTTCACGGTAAAAGGGGTAGGGTATCTATTTAAACTAGCGAAATGA
- a CDS encoding LacI family DNA-binding transcriptional regulator: MEKHLWERYQSLGTFPGPFFLITFVNNKSASPMKRITIKDLSKYLLLSTSTISRALLNDKNIHEDTKKKVLDAAEKLGYKPNPSALNLKYGRTKNIGLLVPEMVTPFSSTVLRGIQHILYPLGYRVMIMQSDENPEIERKNLQLLEEFNVDAIIINPCHESETSIFINGS, translated from the coding sequence ATGGAAAAACATCTTTGGGAACGTTACCAAAGTTTGGGCACGTTCCCAGGCCCATTTTTTTTGATTACTTTTGTCAACAACAAATCGGCAAGCCCAATGAAGCGTATCACCATCAAAGACCTGTCCAAATATTTACTGCTCTCGACCTCTACGATATCAAGGGCTTTATTGAATGATAAAAATATACACGAGGACACCAAAAAAAAGGTTTTGGATGCTGCAGAAAAATTAGGTTATAAGCCCAACCCTTCCGCATTAAATTTAAAATATGGACGTACAAAGAACATCGGCTTGTTGGTTCCAGAGATGGTGACTCCTTTTTCTTCAACGGTGCTTCGTGGTATACAGCATATTTTATATCCGCTTGGATATCGCGTAATGATCATGCAATCGGACGAAAACCCTGAAATAGAAAGAAAAAATCTCCAACTCTTGGAAGAATTTAATGTAGATGCCATCATCATCAATCCCTGTCACGAATCGGAGACCTCGATATTTATAAACGGATCCTAG
- a CDS encoding substrate-binding domain-containing protein encodes MFFDRMPDQSFDASSVTVNDNIKAALMVEHLISSGKKRIAHIMGPSTIRNAKERATGYERILNKHGIFDPGLIIKAEGLGFEHGRAAAQKLWSKNIEFDSIFAFTDTLAIGAMNYLLEMGIKIPMQVAVASFSGTELATVVHPKLTSVEQPLIQMGEAAAELVLEKIKDKAAPNRTIMLDAELIYRASTQG; translated from the coding sequence GTGTTTTTTGATAGAATGCCCGACCAATCCTTTGATGCTTCGAGCGTAACGGTCAATGATAACATTAAAGCAGCTTTAATGGTTGAACACCTGATCAGCAGTGGAAAAAAAAGAATTGCACATATCATGGGACCTTCCACGATTAGAAATGCCAAAGAAAGAGCTACAGGCTATGAGCGAATACTAAATAAGCATGGTATTTTTGACCCAGGCCTAATCATAAAAGCAGAAGGGCTTGGTTTTGAACATGGCAGAGCTGCTGCACAAAAGCTATGGAGCAAGAACATTGAATTTGATAGTATCTTTGCTTTTACAGATACCTTAGCCATTGGTGCCATGAACTATCTTCTTGAAATGGGAATCAAAATACCCATGCAGGTGGCCGTTGCTAGTTTTTCAGGAACAGAGTTGGCGACTGTTGTGCATCCAAAATTGACCAGTGTGGAGCAACCCTTGATTCAGATGGGCGAAGCGGCAGCTGAGTTGGTATTGGAAAAAATAAAGGATAAAGCTGCTCCCAATAGAACGATTATGCTCGACGCCGAATTAATCTATCGCGCCTCTACTCAAGGGTAA